One segment of Phycisphaerae bacterium DNA contains the following:
- a CDS encoding amidohydrolase family protein yields MDAAVVTPGLIDAHSVVGLTGYLNQRQDQEQLDRSEAIQPELRALDAYDPQERLVEWLRGFGITTLHTGHAPGEIISGQTMIVKTAGRTVDEAVMVPTAMVAATLGDWTVHGDGKAPGTRSKAVAMLRGQLIKAQAYVKKQDSATSQPATVSDVDGPAESTPTSVTDVAGAATTQPEPPPTSSPADEGAKVENSKKPKEPPERDLRMETLARVLRGEIPMLVTVHRAADIITTLRLAREFNIRVVLDGACEAYLVKSEIKAAGVPVILHPTMMRSGKGLTENASMETASILKIEGIRFALQSGMESYVPKTRVVLFEAGIAAANGLLFEDALAAITIDAARILGVDNRIGSLETGKDADIALYDGDPFEYTSHCVGVIINGKVVSETAQ; encoded by the coding sequence ATGGATGCTGCGGTTGTGACACCAGGTTTGATCGACGCTCACAGTGTCGTTGGGCTTACCGGCTATCTGAATCAGCGGCAGGATCAGGAACAACTCGACCGTTCCGAGGCCATTCAACCTGAACTGCGCGCGCTGGATGCGTACGATCCGCAGGAGCGACTCGTCGAGTGGCTGCGCGGATTTGGCATTACCACCCTGCATACGGGTCATGCACCCGGCGAAATCATCAGTGGACAGACGATGATCGTCAAAACCGCGGGCCGAACGGTCGATGAGGCCGTTATGGTGCCGACCGCGATGGTCGCGGCGACGCTCGGCGATTGGACCGTGCATGGTGATGGCAAGGCGCCCGGCACTCGCTCCAAGGCAGTCGCCATGCTTCGAGGCCAGCTCATCAAAGCGCAGGCTTATGTCAAGAAACAAGACTCAGCCACAAGCCAACCCGCCACCGTATCAGACGTCGACGGCCCTGCAGAAAGCACGCCGACTTCCGTCACAGATGTTGCCGGTGCCGCGACGACCCAACCGGAGCCTCCCCCAACTTCGTCTCCGGCCGACGAGGGAGCGAAAGTAGAGAATTCAAAGAAACCGAAAGAGCCACCGGAGCGCGACCTTCGAATGGAGACGCTCGCGCGAGTGCTTCGCGGTGAGATTCCAATGCTGGTCACCGTGCATCGCGCGGCCGACATCATCACGACACTTCGGCTCGCTCGCGAGTTCAATATCCGCGTCGTGCTCGATGGGGCATGCGAAGCTTATCTGGTGAAATCTGAAATCAAGGCCGCCGGCGTGCCGGTGATCTTACACCCGACGATGATGCGCAGCGGCAAGGGCCTCACGGAAAACGCCAGCATGGAGACCGCCTCGATCCTGAAGATCGAAGGCATTCGATTCGCATTACAGAGTGGTATGGAGTCGTACGTTCCGAAGACACGCGTCGTGCTGTTTGAGGCTGGCATTGCTGCGGCAAACGGACTGCTGTTCGAAGATGCCCTGGCTGCGATTACGATCGATGCCGCCAGAATTCTCGGTGTGGACAATCGAATTGGGTCACTGGAAACCGGCAAGGATGCGGATATCGCGCTTTATGATGGTGATCCATTCGAATACACGTCACATTGCGTGGGCGTCATCATTAATGGCAAGGTCGTCAGTGAAACCGCGCAATAA